GATTTAGTTAAGCGCATGGACGAACTAGTCATTCCTCCATATCGCTCCAAGTTAGTTTTCTCAGCGATTTCTTTTACACAATCGTTGATAGACGAATTACTCATCATGGTGGTTTGAATAGGTGAATGTAACTGAGATGTGCGAGCGTTGTACTTGGTGTAGTAGTCGCACATATCATCAAAACTAATCGCTGAAACGGTATTGAATATCATTGTAACCTGAATCGGTAAACGCGATAGGCTTTGCCTAATGCCACTATCCGCTAGCATGTGTTCAACTGAAGATCTTCGCGCCGGATAAAAAGGGGGCTCTATGCCCAATAACTTGGCAATCGCTATTAATTCTAGAACTCCTCCCACTATCAAGGTGTTTTTGGGAGCATAAGTTAACTCAACCATTTGTTTTTGTTGCGTTTGCATAGAAGATTTACCTCCAACTACATAAGTCAATGACAAAAATGGGGTCTTCTCGACATTCCTCAGTGCAAGCTTAATTGAGTGAGTAATTTCCGTTATTCGGTCTTTATTTAGTTTACTGTGAACAGACTTCAACAAGCCCTCTGTTTTAGAGTCAGCAGGAAGGAGGGAGAAATAGGCCGGAAGCTCTATTGCCATTAGATGGGTTACAAGAGTTCTATTTCCTCCAAAGTTACACTCTGGGCTAAGTCCACAAACAACGACACTTTTATCCACAGCACTTTCAACAAACAAACTTACATGCCGATATTTTTACACAAAAAACCTGACTTACCTTGAACGGGCGCTCCGCCCGATCAATAATAAAGGCAATGAACGATATTACAAATCATCAGGTATGACTAAAGAATCAAATCACTTTGAAGACTCACGGCGTTGTTGATCAAATCAGCTTAAAGAACAACGACGCTATATATAGGGCTAACCGTTAGCTTCTGACAGGCATACCTAGTCCTATGACTTTGTTTATTACTTTGACATTCGCCATGATTTCGCCCACTTGAGCGTTGTAACATCTCAAGCTCAATTTTCCGCTTGTTAGTCCTTTATATCGGGACATTGCAGTTTCAGATATTGACCGATAGTGATAACCAGATTGGGCTTTCCACTCCGAGATTGTCCCATTTTTCAAGGCGGTTACTGCTTCGTTTCTGGGATGGCCATCTTCCCAAAGGGCTGCATTCTTTCGAGGCGGTATCAACGGGATACTACCTTTCTTTTTCAAAGTCTCGTGGCAATTTTTGCTGTCATAGGCTCCATCAGCAGATACGGTAATGACCTTTCTGCGTAGTGGGTTGAGCAATGTAGGAAGCACTTCACTATCGCCAACATTGACAAGGCTAACTTCAGCACTGATAGCTTCGTGGGTATCTACATCAACAGCTAAGTGCAGTTTGCGCCATGTTCTGCGCTTTTCTGCACCATGCTTTTTCACTTTCCATTCACCCTCACCAAAAACTTTGAGACCTGTCGAGTCAATGGCGATATGGCGAATAGCCCCTCTAGATTTATTGCGATATTTGACCTGAACTGTCTTCGAGCGTTTACTGATACAGGTGTAGTCAGGGGACGTCAGCGGAACATCTAGTAACTTGAAGATCGAGTCGATAAAGCCTTGAAGTGCACGCAATGGCAGAGAGAAGATACCCTTTATCATCAAAGCCGTTTCAATCGCTGTATCTGAGTACTGAAAGCCTCTCCCACGCTTGCCATGATGGGTTTTGCATTGCCATGCATCTATGGCGGAGTCATCTATCCAGAACGTAACCGAACCACGTTTGCACAGAGACGTATTGTACTCCGCCCAGTTAGTTATCTTCTTCTTCGCTTTACCCATATCACCACCAGTCTAATCCTCATAAAGGATCAGATCGCAGGACTCGGAAAAGGTTCAACTGATTTAGGCAACAACGCCAGTCTAACCCTACAACCAAAACAATGTTAACTGATCTCAAGTGAAGCTGCACCACAACACACCAACCGGCCTACATAACCCCGAAAATTCCGACAAATGCCTCGTGGGTTCGTGGGTTCGTGGGAGTTTGTATCAAACATAATCAAAACTGATCGAGTAATAATGTGGTTTATATAAAAAAACAGTATTCAGCTGGTAAGCTTTTAAACAACCTGAGATTGACCATATCGTGTCTGTTTCAAAATCGTAGGGTACTTGTAAAGCTTGACTCTTATAGAGAGTAAAGTCTTTTTCTGTGCAACTTGTACATCTTGTTTTGTCTGCTACGCTTTAGTTCGAGGTATGAGAAGTAACTATATGAAAGTTAAACATACTTTAACGCGTGGCAAGATCAACCTCATAAAAAATAGTGTGCCAACTTAAATACAGGTCAATTATTTGCCTAGAAGTGAGACTTGTATATCCTACTTAGAAGAAATTGAACGAGGGCAACATATGAAAAGGATGCTTCACCTTCTTATAGCGAGTGTTTTTGGCTACTTGGCCTGCTTTCAGCGCTGCAGCCCAAGAGCAGCCGAATATTTTTGTCATCTTTACTGATGATATTGGTATTTCTAACGTCAGTGCTTATCACAATGGGGTGATGAGCAGCCAAACTCCAAATATAGATAGCATCGCAGAAAATGGAATGATGCTAACGGATTATTACGCCCAGCCGTCTTGTACCGCTGGGCGTTCTGCTTTTCTAACAGGGCAGTTTCCAGTGCGAACCGGTATGCACACCGTTGGCTTGCCTGGAGAGCCGGTGGGTCTTCATGCGGACACCCCAACGTTACCTGAGATATTGAAAACGATGGGCTATGTGACTGGCCAGTTTGGTAAGAACCATCTTGGTGACAGAGACGAGTTTCTACCTACTATGCACGGTTTTGATGAGTACTGGGGGTGGCTATATCACCTAAACGCCATGGAATACACTGAAGACCCCGATTGGCCTACGGATCCTGCGTTTCAGAAGTTTGCGCCTCGTAATGTGATTCATGCAAAATCTGATGGCAAAGGGAAGCAAACCATTAAAGATGATGGTCCACTGACGATTGAACGAATGAGAACCCTTGATGACGAAGTGAATAAGCACGCTATCGACTTCATTGAAAGAGCGGTCAAGGCCGATAAACCTTTCTTTACGTGGTATTGTCCTTCGAGAGGCCATGTGTGGACGCATCTGTCGCCAGAGTATGAAGCCATGCTTGGAAAAAATGGTTGGGGGCTGCAAGAAGTTGTCATGAAAGATCTCGATGACCATGTAGGGGAGATGTTTGCCAAGTTAGAAGAGCTCGGCGTAGCAGACAATACTATCGTGATATTCACCGCGGATAACGGCCCTGAGATTATGACGTGGCCTGATGGCGGTATGACACCATTCCACGGTGAGAAAGGGACCACTTGGGAAGGGGGCGTTAGAGCACCTGCTTTAGTCAGCTGGCCAGACAAAATCCCAGCAGGCTCTGTGAACAACGGCATATTTGATGGCATGGATTGGTTACCAACACTAGTCGCTGCAGCGGGTGGCCCTACCGACCTCAAAGAAAAACTACTGAAAGGCCACGATGGCTTCAAGGCCCACCTTGATGGTTACAACCAATTAGATATGCTCACGAAAGATAGCCCATCGAATCGTAATGAAATTTTCTATTATGAGCGTGATAAACTTCAGGCGGTTCGTTATGGTGATTGGAAAGCCCACTTTGTAGTACAGAATCATGGTTGGGGTGGCGCGAAGGAGGAGTTAAATGCACCATTACTCTTTAACCTTCGCCGAGACCCTTACGAAAGAGCGGCAGAAGAGTCAGGTATGTACTTGAAGTGGATGGGCGAAAAAATGTGGGTATTTGGTCCTGCTCAGGCAGCAGTGCAGCAACACTTAGCGACCTTTAAAGAGTGGCCGCCTCTCACTCCGGAAATGCCAGCTACAAATAATGGTGGTGTTGGTAACTAACCTAAAGCACCAACGAAAAGGGCCCGCATCGCGGGCCCTTTGCTATATGGGAGCTAGTCTAGCTAATTGAGGAAATCGTTTCTTGCATGGCCGTATCTAGAATCGCGCGATTTCTTTGCATTGCCGCCATGAGGGTAGAGCCAAGCCATAGACCATAAAGTGTGCGAGACAGCGCTTTAGGATCGGCGATATTAAAGTCGTCATTTTCATTTCCTTCAATAAACAGATCTGCCATTCGCTGGATGATTTTCTCGGCACCCTCCGACATTGTGGACTGCATTTGGTTGGAAGTGCCTGAAATCTCACCTGCCAGTTTGACGACCAAACACTGAATTTGAAAGTCGTTTGTTAGCTTGGATTTGCTCCAGAACGTAAAGTACTCAATCACTCTTTGTTGGCGAGCCATTGTCTCATCACTTAAGTAGCCATCTAATATCGATAAGTGATTATCGAAGTAATCCCCAAGTAGGATTTCGCCAAAATGTTCTTTTGATTTGAAGTAGTGGTAAAAAGAACCTTTTGTGCCTTCTGCCTCGTTGATGATCTTCATAAGCCCAACACCGGCAAACCCATGTTCATTAATCAGCTTGAAGCCAGAATCCAACATGGCTTGACGCATATCTTTCATTGGTTATTACTCTTCACATAACATAGTCTAGATAGTATACCAACCGCTTGGTCTAGTGACGACAAGTAATTTCACTTAACTACATTTGAAGGTGAATGTAACTTAGCCTTCAACTGAGAAACCACATCGTTGGGAGCAAAAGGTGCAAGCTTATTGATACAGGCTTGTGCGGTTTTCAACTTGTGCCTAACTTGTAGATCGCAGCGTGCGTATAGATGATTTGGGTCTTGGCTTAGGCTGTAAGCTTTGGCAAGTGCAGAATCAGCTTTCGTCAGGCTTGAATGCTCTAGTGAAAGCCCATAAACAAGCCAGTATTGTGCGTTCTCAGGCTCAGCGAATGTAGCCTGCTTAAAGTAGCTTATGGCCTCACTCTTGTTCTTCTGCCGTATCAAAGATAGTCCGATGGAGTACATGAATACTCCAGATGAAGGTTGAGCATTGAGTCCTTGCTTGAGTACGTTTAACGCTAATTCCTCTTTTCCCGCTGACTTGTATAAATCGGCTAAGCTGATATAGCTGTTAGGGTAGTAGGGTTCAATTTCTATAGCAGAGGTGTAAGATGTAATGGCTTTATCAAGCTTTCCTTGTGCACGATAGACGTTGCCAAGATTGGTTCTTCCAAAGCCTCTATCGCTGTTATAAATCTGAATACTTAAATACTCTTCAAGTGCCGGCTCAATACGCTGTTTCTGAGCTATTGCCATGGATTGCCAATGTTTGGCTAAGGCACCTGCCGCTTCTGTCCGAACAGCATAAACAGAATCCTCGAGTAAAGGCGCCAATAGCTGCCATTTCTGATCGAAAGGATAGTTGATTGCTCCTTGAACCGCGCCTAACCGAATGAGCTCGTTCTGGTGTTTCGTTGCTCGTGCTAATGCCACTAGGCTATTTTGCCCTGGATGATTGGCTATGCGTTGTAATGCTGAGGCTCGAATGATGGCACTTTCCCCTGAGTTCTGAGCAACATATGACAGTGCATTTCCGGCACTATTATGATTGATGGCCGAGGCATAAAAGGCGATCGAAAAGTGTCGTGGGTTTCGATGCTCTGAGTTTGGAAACCATTTCTCCAAAGCACTATCTGCCCATTGATCGGTTTTATCCTCGTGACAGCTCGTACAAACGTTCGGTGTACCGATGTCCATAGAAAGATCGGGCCTTGGGATTTGCCAACTATGGTCACGTCGGGGGTCAACTTGCATATAAGTCGTTTCCGGCATGTGACACGTTGTGCACTTTGATGCCTCGCTGCTGGGTAAGTGGAAAGTGTGCTTATCTGAGCTGTACTCTTGTGGCGAATGACACTGAGCGCAGACCGTTTCCTCTGGTATTTTCAATTTCGCATTGTGCGGGTCGTGACAATTGGTACAACTGACTCCTTTTTCAGCCATTTTAGACTGCAGAAATGAGCCGTAGACGTAGTCCTCGTCATATATCTGACCATCATGATGATACAGCTCGGGGGTAATAGTACTTAGCAAGTAACGGTCCAGAAAATTGCCGGAGACATGATCGTTACTTTCGCTAAGCTGAACTCGTCGGCTATGGCATTGTGCGCACACCGCCAATTGCTCGGTATCTTCAATGGCAAGAGGCTGAGCGGCTGAACTACCTTCTTTAAATACCCATTCTTTTACCGTTTTTGATAGATCACGGTCGAAGCCAAAGTGCGCTTCTGATGGTTGACTTGAGTTGACCCATTCAAGGTGAGCTTGCCCTGCGCCATGGCATGCCTCGCAGCCGACACTGATTTCAGACCACGTTGTTTTATAAGTGTTTGTGTCAGCACTATAGTTTTTTTCAAGGTTGGTCGAGTGGCAATCTGCACACATGAAATTCCAATTTTGACCTGTGTTGGTCCAATAAAACTCATCTTTGGGGGTCATATTCGGGTAGAGGTGGAACCATCGTTGCCCACCTTGGCTTTCAGGCCTTGAGTCCCACGCAAAAGGAATCAGTTGGACTCTACCATCCTCAAACTCAACCATATATTGCTGAAGTGGGGTGACGCCAAAGGTGTATTTGATTTGGTAGTCATGCCATTGCCCATCTGGCCCTTGTATATTGGCCAAGAACTGATTATTACGTTTAAAGAATCGGTTGATACTACCTTTAAACTCCAACTTTAAATCGCTGAAGTTACCTAATACCGTATCGGCAGTCGCATGCTGCATTGCCTGTTGATGGTGAGAACCCTGCCAGGCTTGGAAAGCCTCCTGATGACAGTCGGCACAAACATTACTCCCAACAAATTGGCTTGCTTGAGCTAAAGGAAAGATGGCTACGAATACACACAGCTTTACAATAGATAAATTCTTAGCTAGTGACATGCTCATGAATGCCCTTATTCATCTGACTAGAAGTCCTTGCTTTGTATGATTATGGTTATACGTATAATATTGTTTTACGACTTTGAATTTTATAGCATAAATCTTGGGAAAAACTGTTCAACTTGTCGAGCGTGAAACAAGAGTAAAAGCACTCGATTATGTCTGTTTTCTAAAGCTCTCTCTAAAATATATTGTTTCAGAGCTTGCCTGTCACTAATTGTAGGTAACATGCATAGTTATGATAAAGCCCAAAGAGTTTAGTGACGCCTATGTCATCTGCTTTGGCAATAGATAAACAAATGATCTGGGTGACTTAGAATATAAGTATAAGCTGAGCCGAATGATGTTTGAAGTGAACTTATAGATGAGAAACGATGACGAGTACTTCAACCTTGAACGAGATTTTGTTCTACATAAAAAAGTCAAATTTAAGCGAGCATGGGACTCTAAATGATAAAGGAGCAGAAATTAGTTTGCCAACATCGGCCAATCCGATCTCAATCAGCAAAGAAAACACCGTTCCTATAAGAACTATGCTTTTTCTCAGCTCACCTAGATAATTCTAGATATTAACCATTATAGTCGATGTTACATCTTTAAAGATTCATAACAAAATTTATTGCCCTTCAACACAACCTGACTTTTTCTTCACTACTCTAGGGAGGGTTATTCCCGCTTAGAAGAATCTGATCTGATTATTGATTAGATTACTATGGTTGGCAGAGAACATGTAGCTGTAACATAGGTTAAGCGAACCACATTAACATAAGAAAAACTTAAAGCACTACCCAATTTTTATTTTGAACACTGCAATCGGCTACTTACTAGGATCTATTCTAATCACTTTATTCGAATCATAGAGCTGTTTTTCTAGTTCCCTTAGCTTTGTAGCAAGCAACAACTCACGTGCTAGAGAGTGCTCCAGAAGAAGCCTGACCCGTTCTAATTCATCTTTGTAATAATTTGCTTTGCGACTTTCACGTCTTATAGTCTCGGCTTTAGATAAAGTCGTGTCTTTACTTTCCTCTTTAAAAGCATCAATCAGAGAAATAATCCCCTGATGATTCGGGCGTTTCCTCTTAAGATACCCACTATCGAAACCAGCCTCCTGAGACACGATTGAAGGGGTTAATTTACTTGGAGCAATACCGAAAAACTTAGAATTGTTCGGCTTACCTTCCTTTAGGCGCTCAAACGCTTCATAACATGCCTCTAATCCACTCTTTACTGTCATGTTGTATCTCCTTCAGGTGAAAGGTATTCACGTTCAATACTGTACTTTTTATATCGCAATAAGTCTTCCAACTCTAACTCCGCAGATAAAAACTCGATAGAGTTTGGTTCGTAGCATTGCAACTCTCTCTGAGTTAAAGCAATTAATTTTTCAATATTACTTGATGTTATAACAGCGCATTTACTACTGAGACAGTCTGCAAATTCTCCTAAAATTGAACATTCACAAGTTTCCGTATTAGTGCATCCACCAAGCAATGTTTTTCTATAACTCATCTCTCCGTTATGAACTCGTTGCGCAGTTTCTTCCTTGAGTTTTTCAACTAAAACCTCGCCATTCCTAAGCTTGCTCCTTTTCCTCTCTAAATACGCTCCTGTCTTACCATGCAAGCTAACATCTTCATCTAGTAAGTCAGTTAGAAGAGCCTCAGCTGTAGCAAGTGACATTCCTACCTGAACTTCATATACTATGTGATTTAATGGCAGTACGTATTTACCCTCTGCTACATCGTAATGACCGAAAATCGTTTTTACATTCTCGTTGTTACGGCTGTAATACTTAGACATCTCTTGCGATAGGTGTTTGAATTGTCGCATGAGAGTGGGCAGTGATACGAACCCACTATTTACTGCGTAAAATGCGAGAGAACGCCTAAATTGATGAGTCGTAAGTGGCCAAACACACCCACACTGATAGGTTGGTTCTAATGAAAAATTTCGACTAGGATCACTTGCCTGCAAAACGTCATAATCATCTTCCGTAATTTTAAACTGTGGTTTACAGAGGAACGTCTTTGCTGTTTCCTTTTTATGAGCCGTTATTTCTAACCTTTTATTACCCAGTTCGCTTTTCTTGAATATCGCCATCGTACTTACTAGTAAAGGGCATTCATCAGCTTTAACGCCAATCATTAAAGCGTAACCTCGAACAATTCTACGGAGTACATAAATCGCATCCAACACTACAGGGTGGGCCAACCAAGAATCCTCTTGTTGGTACCCCGTAAATTTGGTTGTTGTTGACAATAACTCTACCGACCTAGCAGGAACCAAAACGTTACCAAGGTGATCCTTTATAGAATCTTCAAGAGGCCGATTAATAACGCAATCGTACCTTAACCTATTTACTTCATCATTCCGCATTCCCGTATAGAGATGGATTAATGACTTCATCTCATACTGAATACGGGTCAATGCACCGTTTAGTTTCGCCCTACCATTAATCTTGTAATCAGAATGAGAGAATAAGTCATCCAAACCATGAGCGAAAATCGCCTCCTTGATAGTTGGCCTGACAACAGGGCTTTCGATCCCTTGCTCACGTTGTTGCTTTCGTTGTGCCTTCTTATTCAAACCATAAAACGGATCTGAAAACTCCTTTATAAATGCTTCCAACCCTTTTGTTTTTGCCTTGAGGAATTGCACTCTTTCTGTAAGAAAGTTAATCATCTCAAGGTAGATTCTTGTGGGAATCAAAGGGTGTTGGTTATGGTCGAGCTGCTCATGCATCTTTGGGTCATTGATAACCAAGTAACCAAGTCGTTCGTGGCCGACGATGTTGAGATGATTCAAAAGTGCGTGGATGACCTGTCTCCTTCGCTTGTTATCTATAGTTTTGACAAAAGCAGCCAAGTAAAATGGATTTGAAAACAATTCCGATAAGCACAGTCGTCCAAGCATACGGTTTTCACCGCTATCTATACAAAACTGTGCCGCATGCATGGTGACATTGTAGTATTTCATTAGTGAGCTAACAGATAAAGAACCATTAACACCAGACCTGACATGATACATGAGGACAAACATTATTTGCTTAACCTCATTAATTAGCTCTAGATCTTTACCTGGTTGATTAGTTTTAATCAACTTTCCAAAGCTCATTTTATAATTACCGCTAGCAGCCAATCGATAAGGTTTTAAATCCCAGTCCATCTGGCCGTAGTAAGCTGTAACTTTATTGCTTCTGTCACGACACAGGACGAAATTATCTGGAATGTGATTACCTAATGCGCTGTCGAATATATCCGGTGCAATAAACTCTTCACTACTCAATTTTTGAGCTGCCAAAGCCAAGAGATAACAACGATTTTGAATCACTTTCGGGTCGTTCACGGGTTCATCCCATTTTGCTCTTCAAGAAATATTAAGCCTAGAGCCTCATATCTTTGAAGTCGATTTTCCCAGTACGGGGTAAGCTCTCCTAGTTTAAATACCCGGTCACTAATTT
This sequence is a window from Vibrio coralliilyticus. Protein-coding genes within it:
- a CDS encoding IS5 family transposase; amino-acid sequence: MGKAKKKITNWAEYNTSLCKRGSVTFWIDDSAIDAWQCKTHHGKRGRGFQYSDTAIETALMIKGIFSLPLRALQGFIDSIFKLLDVPLTSPDYTCISKRSKTVQVKYRNKSRGAIRHIAIDSTGLKVFGEGEWKVKKHGAEKRRTWRKLHLAVDVDTHEAISAEVSLVNVGDSEVLPTLLNPLRRKVITVSADGAYDSKNCHETLKKKGSIPLIPPRKNAALWEDGHPRNEAVTALKNGTISEWKAQSGYHYRSISETAMSRYKGLTSGKLSLRCYNAQVGEIMANVKVINKVIGLGMPVRS
- a CDS encoding multiheme c-type cytochrome, which gives rise to MSMSLAKNLSIVKLCVFVAIFPLAQASQFVGSNVCADCHQEAFQAWQGSHHQQAMQHATADTVLGNFSDLKLEFKGSINRFFKRNNQFLANIQGPDGQWHDYQIKYTFGVTPLQQYMVEFEDGRVQLIPFAWDSRPESQGGQRWFHLYPNMTPKDEFYWTNTGQNWNFMCADCHSTNLEKNYSADTNTYKTTWSEISVGCEACHGAGQAHLEWVNSSQPSEAHFGFDRDLSKTVKEWVFKEGSSAAQPLAIEDTEQLAVCAQCHSRRVQLSESNDHVSGNFLDRYLLSTITPELYHHDGQIYDEDYVYGSFLQSKMAEKGVSCTNCHDPHNAKLKIPEETVCAQCHSPQEYSSDKHTFHLPSSEASKCTTCHMPETTYMQVDPRRDHSWQIPRPDLSMDIGTPNVCTSCHEDKTDQWADSALEKWFPNSEHRNPRHFSIAFYASAINHNSAGNALSYVAQNSGESAIIRASALQRIANHPGQNSLVALARATKHQNELIRLGAVQGAINYPFDQKWQLLAPLLEDSVYAVRTEAAGALAKHWQSMAIAQKQRIEPALEEYLSIQIYNSDRGFGRTNLGNVYRAQGKLDKAITSYTSAIEIEPYYPNSYISLADLYKSAGKEELALNVLKQGLNAQPSSGVFMYSIGLSLIRQKNKSEAISYFKQATFAEPENAQYWLVYGLSLEHSSLTKADSALAKAYSLSQDPNHLYARCDLQVRHKLKTAQACINKLAPFAPNDVVSQLKAKLHSPSNVVK
- a CDS encoding TetR/AcrR family transcriptional regulator; translated protein: MKDMRQAMLDSGFKLINEHGFAGVGLMKIINEAEGTKGSFYHYFKSKEHFGEILLGDYFDNHLSILDGYLSDETMARQQRVIEYFTFWSKSKLTNDFQIQCLVVKLAGEISGTSNQMQSTMSEGAEKIIQRMADLFIEGNENDDFNIADPKALSRTLYGLWLGSTLMAAMQRNRAILDTAMQETISSIS